In a single window of the Nakaseomyces glabratus chromosome B, complete sequence genome:
- the SWF1 gene encoding palmitoyltransferase SWF1 (CAGL0B01991g~Ortholog(s) have palmitoyltransferase activity and role in ascospore wall assembly, cortical actin cytoskeleton organization, establishment of cell polarity, protein palmitoylation, regulation of exocytosis, vacuole fusion, non-autophagic) has translation MLLFLVFILVVSQVVLLLLSPQFRDKFIFRWYYDEVYKPMILDNSRYRIKFYVVPVFYLSVYSYMVYIFYSRTFAIISPMLTSIETYVVIPLMLILPLFFGSMSMIIKPDSSNAHQIGSEKRYPYDNLLYFPQHECRTCKQVKPARSKHCTVCNSCIYLADHHCVWINNCVGMGNYMYFYSFLCSNLLLLSYSFIRLIFIQFNKSAYNTTPTGEKSLLILSILCGSFTVILAVYCYFVFELVNSGMTTNEKDKWQMVHDYINTGDLVRDPEGKYFIKYQNGGNNYEFYSTDSYDGTQYTIVDYFTVKSPAEITNIYDKGNFINNLREFIG, from the coding sequence ATGTTGTTATTTCTAGTATTTATCTTGGTGGTTTCCCAGGTGGTGTTGCTTCTTTTGTCTCCCCAGTTTAGAGACAAGTTTATATTCAGATGGTACTATGATGAAGTGTACAAGCCCATGATACTGGACAATAGCAGGTATCGAATCAAGTTTTATGTTGTTCCTGTCTTTTACCTGTCTGTTTACAGTTATATGGTGTACATTTTTTACTCAAGAACATTCGCAATTATTAGTCCAATGCTGACATCAATTGAAACATATGTGGTAATACCATTAATGCTGATTTTACCGCTCTTTTTTGGATCCATGTCAATGATAATAAAGCCAGATTCATCGAATGCCCATCAAATTGGAAGTGAGAAAAGATATCCATACGATAACTTATTATACTTCCCACAACATGAATGCCGAACTTGCAAACAGGTGAAACCTGCCAGGTCAAAACATTGTACAGTATGTAATAGTTGCATATACCTGGCAGATCATCATTGTGTATGGATTAATAATTGTGTTGGTATGGGGAACTACATGTACTTTTACTCATTCCTGTGTTCAAATCTTTTGCTTTTGAGTTACAGTTTCATTAGACTcatatttattcaatttaACAAGTCTGCTTACAACACAACACCCACTGGGGAGAAATCTTTGCTgatattatcaattttatGTGGCTCATTTACTGTAATACTGGCTGTATACTGTTATTTCGTGTTTGAATTAGTGAATAGTGGCATGACTACCAATGAAAAGGATAAGTGGCAGATGGTCCATGATTATATAAATACCGGAGACTTAGTGAGGGACCCAGAAGGAAAATACTTCATTAAATACCAAAATGGTGGAAATAATTATGAGTTTTACAGTACGGATTCTTATGATGGCACTCAGTATACAATTGTCGATTACTTTACAGTGAAGTCACCAGCGGAAATCACGAATATTTACGATAAGGGCAACTTCATTAATAATCTGAGAGAGTTCATCGGGTAG
- a CDS encoding uncharacterized protein (CAGL0B01969g~Putative protein; gene is downregulated in azole-resistant strain) has protein sequence MVRNSSQVRHFSSYLRLCQQQKNLETRVISRILKPANSTDNNEARSGWKLWAGHLFKTKKETFDKLKMLQSRIMGDIEIAGHSSNKILFDEINQWHFHNNLAKKVRTPTVLIHGYAATSTAFFRSIPYLNRDIKDLYTIDLPGNGLSFTPSLDLEVSKPLPLKIENIDDGNEFQLPYVIDSAHHRYVLQKLLDYYVDRIEQWRLDNKLGKINVVAHSYGGYLSFNYALKYPANINTLGLISPLGVERNIYSINNEFHSRTIYKREWNDCNSMFYDRKFKLNDYLFQKQLKPLRWLGPIGAKLCWNYIRSAYARVPSIDYKDYTFETFYGRGGLPEQTSQIFTSLLTSSLLARDPLLDHVSQLQVPKLIMMYGQYDWMNKNGGKLMTQIFNGETKYIDIPNAGHNLFLDNPSDFASQLTTFLAD, from the coding sequence ATGGTTAGAAATAGTTCGCAGGTCAGGCACTTCAGTAGCTATTTGAGACTGTGCCAGCAACAAAAGAACCTTGAAACCAGGGTGATTTCCAGAATACTTAAACCTGCCAATAGCACTGATAACAATGAAGCAAGATCGGGATGGAAGCTTTGGGCAGGTCATTTGTTCAAGACCAAGAAGGAGACTTTTGACAAGCTAAAGATGCTACAGAGTCGCATCATGGGCGATATTGAAATTGCAGGACATAGCAGCAACAAAATTCTCTTCGATGAGATCAATCAGTGGCATTTCCACAACAATTTAGCAAAAAAGGTCAGGACACCAACAGTGCTTATACATGGTTATGCTGCAACTTCAACAGCCTTCTTTAGAAGCATACCATACTTGAACAGAGACATCAAGGACTTGTATACCATTGATCTACCAGGGAATGGTTTGTCATTTACACCTTCTCTTGATTTAGAAGTTAGTAAACCATTACCATTAAAgatagaaaatattgatgatggCAACGAGTTTCAGCTGCCTTATGTTATTGATTCTGCTCATCACCGGTACGTATTACAGAAATTGCTTGACTATTATGTCGACCGAATCGAGCAATGGAGGCTTGATAATAAGCTAGGCAAGATTAACGTGGTTGCTCATTCTTATGGCGGTTATTTATCTTTCAATTATGCACTAAAATACCCTGCTAATATCAACACCTTAGGATTGATCTCTCCTCTTGGTGTTGAGAgaaatatttattcaattaaCAATGAGTTCCATAGCAGAACAATTTACAAAAGGGAATGGAACGATTGTAACTCTATGTTTTATGATAGAAAATTCAAGCTCAACGACTATCTTTTCCAGAAACAACTGAAACCACTAAGGTGGTTAGGCCCTATAGGTGCAAAGCTATGTTGGAACTACATCCGGTCTGCATACGCCAGAGTACCTTCAATTGATTACAAAGACTACACCTTCGAGACATTCTATGGAAGGGGAGGCTTACCAGAACAGACTTCCCAAATTTTTACTTCATTATTGACAAGTTCCTTACTAGCAAGGGATCCATTGCTTGACCATGTATCGCAACTACAAGTCCCGAAATTAATCATGATGTATGGCCAGTACGACTGGATGAATAAAAACGGTGGAAAGCTCATGACCCAGATATTCAACGGtgaaacaaaatatatagatataCCAAACGCCGGCCACAACTTATTCCTGGATAACCCATCCGACTTTGCTTCTCAGTTGACAACATTCTTGGCTGACTAA